TAAGTTTAAACTTAGCTCGCTTATTAGTTTACCTTGGTCAGTCTGTTAATTCCTTCTTTTTTACAACAAAAGTAAGGGATTAACATCGCTTTTATTTTTATAACGCAAACTAAGGGCTCGCTTAGTTCGGTCGTGAGATCGCCTTTGGCTATGTTGTCTCCTCTAAAACGCTCGTTTTTAGGGTTTAATTCAGGATTTGTGGTTGCTCGTAATAAGAAAGGTGAATGATGAACTATCTAACTTTGAATCCCTTTACTCATAACAGAAAGTAAACTGTAATGTTCACCGATATTTCATCCGGATAATTTTATTAGGCTATACCCGGAATGACAAATTTTGTTACTTTTGTCATTTGGTAACTTTGAATTGTTTGTCTTCGCTTCATTACGCCTTTTAACCCGAACAGGAACCGGTGGAATAGATCAGAGACGGTTAGACCGTTCAAATCAGCCATATAAATGATTTGTATTTTTAAACTATAAAACTATAAACATGGCAAATTTTTCATTATCAGGCAAAATCGCTCTTGTTACAGGGGCTTCATACGGTATTGGTTTTGCTATTGCATCTGCCCTATCCGAGGCAGGAGCAACGATTGTTTTCAATGATATCAAACAGGATCTGGTGGATAGCGGTATGGCAGCCTATAAAGAGAAAGGGATTCAGGCACACGGTTATGTGTGTGATGTTACCAATGAGGATGCCGTGAACGAGCTGGTCAAAAAAATAGAAAAAGAAGTCGGCGTGATCGATATTTTGGTCAATAATGCCGGGATCATCAAACGGATACCCATGACTGAAATGTCAGCGGCTGATTTCCGTCAGGTCATTGATGTGGATCTGAACGCTCCTTTTATTGTGGCTAAGTCGGTTATTCCCGGTATGATCAAAAAAGGACGTGGAAAAATTATCAATATCTGCTCCATGATGAGCGAACTGGGACGTGAAACGGTATCAGCCTATGCTGCGGCGAAAGGCGGTCTAAAGATGCTGACGCGTAACATTGCATCCGAGTATGGTGAATACAACATCCAATGTAATGGTTTGGGCCCCGGTTATATTGCAACTCCGCAAACAGCTCCGCTACGTACCGAAGGACACCCTTTCAATGCTTTTATCATGTCGAAAACTCCGGCTGCCCGTTGGGGAACACCTGAAGACCTGGCAGGTCCTGCCGTATTCCTTGCATCAGAAGCATCTGATTTCGTG
Above is a window of Bacteroidales bacterium DNA encoding:
- a CDS encoding gluconate 5-dehydrogenase, which codes for MANFSLSGKIALVTGASYGIGFAIASALSEAGATIVFNDIKQDLVDSGMAAYKEKGIQAHGYVCDVTNEDAVNELVKKIEKEVGVIDILVNNAGIIKRIPMTEMSAADFRQVIDVDLNAPFIVAKSVIPGMIKKGRGKIINICSMMSELGRETVSAYAAAKGGLKMLTRNIASEYGEYNIQCNGLGPGYIATPQTAPLRTEGHPFNAFIMSKTPAARWGTPEDLAGPAVFLASEASDFVNGHILYVDGGILAYLGKAPK